From the Salinimicrobium tongyeongense genome, one window contains:
- a CDS encoding efflux RND transporter permease subunit has product MSKILGFEFWNTVARTILRNRILILTLIAACTVFLALQWKNMKFSYTEANLLPDDDPINLQYQEFLKKFGEEGNVIVMAVNDTALFTPENFTAWNKLADSLNNFPEVEFTVAVGNLQKLEKFEDPGRFEMVPFISEDEPGEGQVKEYREKLFQDLPFYEGLVYSRHSNTVQTAIYLDKDIVNTGKRKKFVVEDLIPLVENFEEQYGLNVYVSGMPYIRTLNSQNIIDEIGLFIGAALLVTSLIFFFFFRSVRATVISMITVIIGVMWAFGVLGLLHYEITVLTAIIPPLIIVIGIPNCIFLINKYQQEIKKHGNQAKSLQRVITKVGNATLMTNLTTASGFATFILTESTLLKEFGIVASINIIAIFILSLLIIPIIYSYMNVPREKHLKHLNKKWIGGFVDWMERMVKHHRIAIFIISLVLLVTSIIGIYTIKVSGSLLEDMPQEAAFFKDIKFFEEEFDGVMPLEILIDTKREQGVMKLPTLKKMEELQELIAEEEQLSPPVSIVNLVKYAKQAYYNGNPKYYQLPTSQERTFILPYAKGLDAGGSNLLTSFVDSTGQYARMTTFMKDIGTQEMEEIEEDLWPKINQIFPEDRFSVEMTGKALIFQKGTNYLVKNLVISLSLAIFLIALIMAWMFRSFKMILVSLIPNLLPLLVTAGMMGFLGVPIKPSTILVFSIAFGISVDDTIHFLAKYRQELKANNWKVKRSVYAALRETGVSMFYTSIVLFFGFSVFMISSFGGTVALGGLVSATLLFAMLSNLMLLPALLLSLQKEIANKDVLREPAIDIIPEEEDSEENQEDGGSKM; this is encoded by the coding sequence ATGTCTAAAATCCTCGGCTTTGAGTTCTGGAATACTGTTGCGCGCACTATTCTTCGGAACAGGATCCTCATCCTGACCCTGATTGCCGCATGCACTGTTTTCCTGGCGCTACAGTGGAAAAACATGAAGTTTTCCTATACTGAAGCCAACCTGCTGCCAGATGATGATCCCATTAACCTGCAATACCAGGAATTCCTGAAGAAATTTGGGGAAGAAGGCAATGTTATTGTCATGGCCGTTAATGATACAGCCCTCTTCACGCCCGAAAACTTCACCGCCTGGAACAAACTGGCCGACAGCCTTAACAACTTCCCTGAAGTTGAATTCACTGTGGCAGTAGGCAACTTACAAAAGCTGGAAAAATTTGAAGATCCCGGCCGCTTTGAAATGGTTCCGTTCATTTCAGAAGATGAGCCCGGCGAAGGTCAGGTAAAAGAGTACCGGGAAAAATTATTTCAGGATTTGCCATTTTACGAAGGTCTGGTTTACAGCAGGCATTCCAACACGGTACAAACCGCAATTTACCTGGACAAGGATATCGTCAACACCGGCAAACGGAAAAAATTTGTGGTAGAAGACCTCATTCCGTTAGTTGAAAATTTTGAAGAGCAATACGGGCTCAATGTTTACGTATCGGGGATGCCCTATATACGCACGCTCAATTCGCAGAATATTATTGACGAAATAGGCCTGTTCATTGGTGCCGCTTTGCTGGTGACCTCGCTTATTTTCTTCTTTTTCTTCCGAAGTGTTCGCGCTACAGTAATTTCAATGATCACCGTAATTATTGGGGTAATGTGGGCTTTTGGGGTACTTGGGCTGTTGCATTACGAGATCACCGTGCTCACCGCCATCATTCCGCCTTTAATAATCGTGATAGGCATCCCCAACTGCATATTCCTTATCAACAAATACCAGCAGGAAATCAAGAAACACGGTAACCAGGCAAAATCTTTGCAACGCGTGATCACTAAAGTGGGGAATGCCACCTTAATGACCAACCTTACCACAGCTTCGGGCTTTGCCACTTTTATACTTACCGAAAGTACCCTGCTCAAGGAATTCGGGATTGTAGCTTCCATAAATATCATTGCGATCTTTATTTTGAGCCTGCTCATTATTCCAATTATTTACAGCTATATGAATGTGCCGCGGGAAAAACACCTCAAGCACCTCAATAAAAAGTGGATTGGCGGCTTCGTAGACTGGATGGAAAGAATGGTAAAGCACCACCGCATTGCCATCTTTATTATTTCGCTGGTCTTGCTGGTAACAAGCATCATTGGCATTTACACCATAAAAGTTTCGGGTAGCCTGCTGGAGGATATGCCTCAGGAAGCAGCATTCTTTAAAGATATCAAGTTCTTTGAAGAGGAATTTGACGGCGTGATGCCCCTGGAAATTCTCATCGACACCAAACGGGAACAGGGTGTGATGAAGCTGCCTACCCTGAAGAAAATGGAAGAACTTCAGGAGCTTATTGCTGAAGAAGAACAGCTTTCACCGCCCGTCTCGATCGTGAACCTGGTAAAATATGCCAAACAGGCTTACTACAATGGCAATCCAAAATATTACCAGTTGCCCACTTCCCAGGAGAGGACCTTTATCCTGCCCTATGCAAAAGGCCTGGACGCCGGTGGCAGCAACCTGCTAACTTCTTTTGTAGACAGCACCGGCCAGTATGCGCGCATGACCACATTTATGAAAGATATTGGCACCCAGGAAATGGAAGAAATTGAAGAAGACCTGTGGCCAAAGATCAACCAGATCTTTCCTGAAGACCGGTTTTCGGTAGAAATGACCGGGAAGGCATTAATTTTTCAGAAAGGAACAAATTACCTGGTCAAGAACCTGGTCATTTCCCTGAGCCTTGCCATCTTTCTTATTGCCTTGATCATGGCCTGGATGTTCCGTTCGTTCAAGATGATCCTGGTATCGCTTATTCCCAATTTACTGCCATTACTGGTAACAGCGGGAATGATGGGCTTCCTTGGTGTTCCAATAAAACCTTCTACCATACTTGTTTTTAGCATTGCCTTCGGAATTTCGGTAGATGACACCATACACTTTCTCGCCAAGTACCGGCAGGAGCTCAAGGCCAATAACTGGAAGGTCAAAAGATCGGTCTATGCAGCACTTAGGGAAACCGGGGTGAGCATGTTTTACACATCAATTGTGCTTTTCTTTGGCTTTTCGGTGTTTATGATAAGCAGTTTTGGCGGCACCGTGGCCCTGGGCGGGCTGGTTTCGGCCACCCTCTTATTTGCCATGCTCTCTAACCTCATGCTGCTTCCGGCTTTACTTCTTTCACTTCAGAAAGAAATCGCCAACAAAGATGTACTGCGGGAACCAGCCATAGATATTATTCCGGAGGAAGAAGATTCCGAAGAGAATCAGGAAGACGGGGGCTCAAAAATGTGA
- the frr gene encoding ribosome recycling factor translates to MDDELDFIIDSTKEAMDKAIVHLEKQLLNIRAGKATPAMLGSVRVDYYGSQTPLNQVANVNTPDARTLTIQPFEKSMITAIEKGIMQANLGFNPMNNGDSVIINVPPLTEERRRELAKQAKAEAEDAKVGVRNDRKNANQDIKKLDISEDLQKSGETEIQKLTDAYIEKIDKILVIKEKEIMTV, encoded by the coding sequence ATGGACGACGAGTTAGATTTTATCATTGATAGCACAAAAGAAGCAATGGATAAGGCCATTGTTCACCTAGAGAAGCAACTTCTCAACATCAGGGCCGGGAAAGCCACTCCGGCAATGCTTGGCAGCGTAAGAGTAGATTACTACGGAAGCCAGACGCCGCTCAACCAGGTGGCCAACGTGAATACGCCCGATGCGCGCACGCTTACCATTCAGCCATTTGAAAAAAGCATGATCACAGCCATTGAAAAAGGCATAATGCAGGCCAACCTCGGCTTTAACCCAATGAACAACGGAGACAGCGTGATCATCAATGTTCCGCCCTTAACCGAAGAACGTCGTCGTGAACTGGCAAAACAGGCAAAAGCCGAAGCTGAAGATGCAAAAGTAGGGGTTCGCAACGATCGTAAGAACGCAAACCAGGACATCAAGAAGCTCGATATTTCTGAAGACCTTCAAAAATCGGGAGAAACAGAAATCCAGAAACTTACCGATGCCTATATTGAAAAGATAGACAAGATCCTTGTTATCAAAGAAAAAGAGATCATGACCGTCTAA
- the pyrH gene encoding UMP kinase gives MHYKRILLKLSGEALMGSRQYGIDPERLAEYAREIKAVTDKGVEVAIVIGGGNIFRGVAGASRGMDRVTGDHMGMLATVINGLALQSALEDTGIQTRLQSAIKINEVAEPFIRRKAMRHLEKGRVVIFGGGTGNPYFTTDSAAVLRAIEIHADVILKGTRVDGIYTADPEIDKKAKKFDFISFDDVLTKGLKVMDTTAFTLSQENKLPIIVFDMNKPGNLEKVVTGEKIGTKVNF, from the coding sequence ATGCATTACAAAAGAATTTTACTAAAACTTTCGGGCGAGGCTCTAATGGGCTCTCGTCAATACGGGATCGATCCCGAACGTTTAGCCGAATATGCCAGGGAAATAAAAGCCGTGACAGACAAGGGGGTGGAAGTAGCCATAGTCATTGGCGGCGGCAATATCTTTAGGGGTGTTGCAGGTGCCAGCCGCGGGATGGACCGCGTGACCGGAGACCACATGGGAATGCTGGCCACGGTAATTAACGGCCTCGCACTGCAATCGGCCCTTGAAGATACCGGCATCCAAACCCGGCTTCAATCGGCCATAAAGATCAATGAAGTAGCCGAACCTTTCATTAGAAGAAAAGCCATGAGGCACCTCGAAAAAGGCCGGGTGGTCATTTTTGGAGGAGGTACAGGGAACCCATATTTCACCACAGATTCCGCAGCAGTCTTACGCGCTATTGAAATTCACGCCGATGTTATTCTAAAAGGCACTCGGGTTGATGGTATCTATACTGCAGATCCCGAAATTGACAAAAAAGCCAAGAAATTTGACTTTATCAGCTTTGACGATGTGCTTACCAAAGGATTGAAGGTGATGGACACTACTGCTTTTACCCTTAGCCAGGAAAACAAATTGCCAATAATTGTCTTTGACATGAACAAACCCGGCAATCTTGAAAAAGTGGTAACCGGAGAAAAGATAGGCACCAAAGTAAATTTTTAG
- the tsf gene encoding translation elongation factor Ts: protein MANITAAEVNKLRKATGAGMMDCKKALVEAEGDYDKAIEVLRKKGQKVAANRADRESSEGAVIATVNEGSTRGVIVSLNCETDFVAKNESFIQLAQDFADLALNVNSKEELLAKDYKGITVQEKLTEQTGVIGEKIEIGDFRTLEAPFVGSYIHAGNKIAVLTGLSEQTAGAEEIAKNVSMQAAAMNPVALNEEGVDQSIIEKEIEIAKDQLRQEGKPEGMLDNIAKGKIKRFFKDNTLVNQDYIKDSKMSVAEYVKSEDANLKVVAFERVALG, encoded by the coding sequence ATGGCTAATATAACCGCCGCAGAAGTAAATAAATTGAGAAAAGCTACCGGTGCCGGTATGATGGATTGTAAAAAAGCACTGGTTGAAGCCGAAGGAGATTACGATAAAGCTATTGAAGTACTTCGTAAAAAAGGCCAAAAAGTTGCTGCGAACCGTGCCGACAGAGAATCTTCTGAAGGAGCCGTGATCGCTACAGTAAACGAAGGCAGCACCAGAGGTGTGATCGTTTCCCTTAACTGTGAAACAGATTTCGTGGCTAAGAACGAATCATTCATTCAACTTGCACAAGATTTCGCCGATCTTGCTTTGAACGTAAATTCTAAAGAAGAATTACTTGCAAAGGATTACAAAGGCATTACAGTTCAGGAAAAACTTACTGAGCAAACCGGAGTTATAGGTGAGAAAATCGAAATTGGGGACTTTAGAACCCTTGAAGCTCCTTTCGTAGGTTCTTACATCCACGCCGGAAACAAGATTGCTGTTCTTACAGGACTTTCTGAACAAACTGCAGGAGCCGAAGAAATCGCCAAGAACGTTTCTATGCAGGCAGCTGCAATGAACCCTGTGGCCCTTAACGAAGAAGGAGTTGACCAGTCTATCATCGAGAAAGAAATCGAGATTGCCAAAGATCAGCTTAGACAGGAAGGCAAACCGGAAGGCATGCTTGACAATATCGCCAAAGGTAAAATCAAGCGTTTCTTCAAAGACAACACACTTGTAAACCAGGATTACATCAAAGACAGCAAAATGTCTGTTGCTGAATACGTAAAATCTGAAGATGCCAACCTTAAGGTGGTAGCTTTTGAAAGAGTTGCTTTAGGATAA
- the rpsB gene encoding 30S ribosomal protein S2 translates to MANKVEVKELLDAGVHFGHLTRRWNPNMAPYIYMERNGIHIINLYKSAAKMQEAGEALSKIAASGRKILFVATKKQAKEIVAEQAEKANMPYITERWPGGMLTNFVTIRKAVKKMASIDRMKKDGTFNTLSKKERLQVDRLRAKLDKNLGSIADMSRLPGALFVVDITREHIAVKEAQKLNIPIFAMVDTNSDPRDVDYVIPANDDASKSISKVVSYVADSIVEGLSDRKASGKDSKDEDQGEDKPKKAPKARKPRLETEAVSSDPQDQKDMKEAQEDVRLKSKKETLADADSNDEEE, encoded by the coding sequence CCTTACATATACATGGAGCGCAACGGGATTCACATCATCAACCTATACAAGAGTGCTGCTAAAATGCAGGAAGCCGGTGAGGCCCTTAGCAAAATTGCAGCCAGCGGTAGAAAGATACTCTTCGTAGCTACCAAAAAACAAGCAAAAGAAATTGTTGCTGAACAAGCCGAAAAAGCTAACATGCCTTACATCACCGAAAGATGGCCAGGGGGTATGTTGACCAACTTCGTTACTATTCGTAAAGCTGTTAAGAAAATGGCTTCTATTGACAGAATGAAGAAAGACGGTACCTTCAACACCCTTTCTAAAAAAGAACGCTTACAAGTAGATCGTTTAAGAGCTAAGTTAGATAAAAACTTAGGTTCTATTGCCGATATGAGCCGCCTTCCAGGTGCCCTATTCGTGGTAGACATCACTCGTGAACACATCGCGGTTAAAGAAGCTCAAAAATTAAACATTCCAATTTTTGCAATGGTAGACACCAATTCAGATCCAAGAGATGTGGATTATGTGATCCCTGCAAACGATGATGCTTCTAAATCAATTAGTAAAGTAGTTTCTTACGTGGCCGATTCTATCGTAGAAGGTCTTTCTGACAGAAAAGCTTCAGGAAAAGATTCTAAAGATGAAGACCAGGGAGAAGACAAGCCAAAAAAAGCTCCTAAAGCAAGAAAGCCGAGATTAGAGACCGAAGCTGTTTCATCAGATCCACAAGATCAAAAAGACATGAAAGAAGCTCAGGAAGATGTAAGACTAAAGTCTAAAAAAGAGACTTTGGCCGATGCAGACTCTAACGACGAAGAAGAATAG